DNA sequence from the Streptomyces sp. HUAS 15-9 genome:
GCACCGCCACACCTTCTACGCCGCAGACGCCCTCACCCATACCGCCCGTCTCGTCATCGACACCGGCACCACCGATCCGCACACGCTGGTCACCCACTCGGCCCGGACGAGTCCCTGGCTCAGCCGGCCGCTTGCCGACTTCTTCCGCGCCTACCGCCTCCTCGACACCCCCAACGACACCGAGAACACGCAAGCCGCCGCTCGCCGCGAGCGCCGCCTCCAGGCCGTCCCAGCCCCGCTGCGCCCCGCCGTCCGTGCCTTCGCGGACGCGCTGGTGGCCCAGCACCAGAATGCCGAGCGCCTTGGGCTGCGACCGAACCAGCTCAAGACCATCGAGATCCGCCTCGACACCGTCCGAGACCTGGCACTCCACATCCACGCCCAGGGACATCTCACCTGGGCAAGTGTGAGTGTCACCGCCCTGTGTCCGCGTACAAGCGATCGTGCACCACCTCGTACGGATGAGAGTGCACCAAAGCTGATGCGGTGACGGATGGGTGCCGGGAGTCTTCTGTCGTCGGTTTCGGGGCGGCAGAGGGGCGGCTGAGGTGGTCTTGGACCCGCATCGCTGGCTGGAGTTGAGGCGGTTCCGCGGTCTGTACGAGTCCGGTGCGATGAGCCTGCGGGAGATCGCGAAGGAGACCGGGCTGAACCGCCGCACGGTCACGAAGTACTTGTCGGGCGAGGCTCCCGTCGCGCCACCGACACGGACGGCCGATGGAAGCAGCAGCGACGGGCGGTCGACGAGGTGGCCCCGCTCATCGACGCGATGCTCAGGTCGGAGGTCCTGCTGAAGGCATCGGTGATCCACGAGCGCCTGGCGTCGGAGTACGGGGTCACCATCAACTACCAGCGGGTCAAGATCTACCTTCAGGAGGCCCGGCCCCGGATCGCCGAGGAGCTCGGTATCAGCCCGGGCGAACTGGCCGGCCTGCACCGGCGTTTCGAGGTGATCCCGGGCGCCCAGGCCCAAGTGGACTGGGGGGATGAGGGCCAGGTCCTCGCCCATGTCGGGATCCCGAAGGTCTACTCGTTCCACATGACGCTGTCGTACTCGCGTGATCCGTTCTGCTGCTTCACCACCAGCCAGGACCTGGCGAGCTTCTTCGACTGCCACCGCCAGGCGTTCGCGCACTTCGGCGGGGTGCCGATGACGATCGTCTACGACCGCACCAAGACCGTCGTGCGCCGGCACGTCGCGCCGGGCGAGGCGGTCCCGCTGCACCCGGAAGCCGTCGCGTTCGCCGGGCACTACGACTTCGACATCGACGTCCTGGCCGCCTACCGACCCCAAGGCAAGGGCCGGGTCGAGCGGCAAGTCTTGATCGTCCGCGACCATGTGCTGGCCGGACGGGCTTTCTCCTCGATCGAGGAAATGAACGCCGCGTTCTCGGCCTGGGTGCCGCTGCGGAGGGCGAAGGTGCACGGCACCCACGGCGAGATCATCGGACACCGGGCAGTGCGGGATCACGTGGCCCTGCGGCCGCTGCCGCCGACTCCCTATGTGGTGGCCCAGCGGCATCTGCGGCACGTCGGGAAGGACTGCCTGGTCGCCTTCGACGCGAACCTCTACTCGGTCCCCGCCCGCAAGGTCCGCCCACGCCAGCTGATCGAGATCCGGGCGACCAAGTCGCAGGTCACCCTGCACTCCACCGTCCCCGGCGCCGACGGGGAAACTCTGCTGGCCGCCCATCCAAGGGCAGTCGGCCGCGGCGCCCGGATCGTGGATGAGAGGCACTGGGACGGCCTGCCCACCGGCGCCGGGCGTCGTGTCACCACCGGCGATGTCGTGCCCCCGCCCCGCCGTAACCAGCCTCTGGGACCCGAGGCCGGGCCGCTGCAAGCCCTGCTGAACCGGGCCGCCGCCGCAAGCGTCGAGGTCGGCCGTCGCCCGCTGTCCGTCTACGACGAACTCACCGGCACCCGCCCGTTCACCACCAACCGAGCGACAAAGGAACCCTCTTGAGCCAGCTGACCGGCAACCGCATCCGCACCACGGCCGGCAAGCTCGGCCTGCCCCATCTCGCGGAAACCATCAATGAGTTCACCCGCCGGGCCGACGAGGCGAAAATGGGCTACCTCGACTTCCTCGACCTGGTCCTGTCCG
Encoded proteins:
- the istA gene encoding IS21 family transposase; translation: MAPLIDAMLRSEVLLKASVIHERLASEYGVTINYQRVKIYLQEARPRIAEELGISPGELAGLHRRFEVIPGAQAQVDWGDEGQVLAHVGIPKVYSFHMTLSYSRDPFCCFTTSQDLASFFDCHRQAFAHFGGVPMTIVYDRTKTVVRRHVAPGEAVPLHPEAVAFAGHYDFDIDVLAAYRPQGKGRVERQVLIVRDHVLAGRAFSSIEEMNAAFSAWVPLRRAKVHGTHGEIIGHRAVRDHVALRPLPPTPYVVAQRHLRHVGKDCLVAFDANLYSVPARKVRPRQLIEIRATKSQVTLHSTVPGADGETLLAAHPRAVGRGARIVDERHWDGLPTGAGRRVTTGDVVPPPRRNQPLGPEAGPLQALLNRAAAASVEVGRRPLSVYDELTGTRPFTTNRATKEPS